Proteins from one Anastrepha obliqua isolate idAnaObli1 chromosome 2, idAnaObli1_1.0, whole genome shotgun sequence genomic window:
- the LOC129238484 gene encoding uncharacterized protein LOC129238484, with the protein MDYMFAELLTHEQLLNILIERQLNIPNLREMPHDELVRIYKSFALPLARRESHRKTKMQPEFKGLEGKTGKEPINKANECIADLPMDVDGSECIQISSDRFSKTKAGRSISCEKRSHDYKHLNPLTDEYLSIATKRIKIAWS; encoded by the exons ATGGATTATATGTTTGCAGAACTATTAACGCACGAACAgttgttaaacattttaattgag CGTCAACTAAACATACCAAACCTGCGGGAAATGCCACACGATGAACTTGTACGTATCTACAAATCGTTTGCTCTACCTTTGGCACGCCGGGAAAGTCATCGCAAAACTAAAATGCAGCCGGAGTTCAAAGGCTTGGAGGGGAAAACCGGCAAAGAGCCAATCAACAAAGCCAATGAATGTATTGCCGATTTGCCTATGGATGTAGATGGATCTGAGTGTATTCAAATATCAAGCGATAGATTTAGTAAAACTAAAGCGGGAAGGAGCATATCCTGTGAAAAGAGATCGCATGATTACAAGCATTTAAACCCTCTGACGGACGAATACTTGAGCATAGCAACCAAACGCATCAAAATTGCCTGGTCTTAG